The Candidatus Mycolicibacterium alkanivorans genome contains a region encoding:
- a CDS encoding Crp/Fnr family transcriptional regulator, giving the protein MNGDVRQAIASAPMFGGLDGAHVDFLAAESRSIFLPAGQVLFRRGTPSTGFYIVREGRMQLSVSNSEGLVKVLEILSPGSAFGHAVMFLREPYPVDATALADTDLVFVPVGAVDRVLDEDPSMARIMLASMAKRLQSKVQDIAMLSLQSATQRIVAFVLGAVGAGSYHLDGEASSVTDAAPVAPQASSIELPALKHVLASRLGMTPETFSRAMRTLTSAGLVSVDGSVLRVPDVAALDAYSRDQSIV; this is encoded by the coding sequence ATGAATGGGGACGTGCGGCAGGCGATCGCTTCGGCGCCGATGTTCGGTGGCCTGGACGGCGCGCACGTGGACTTCCTCGCCGCCGAGAGTCGGTCGATCTTCCTGCCCGCCGGTCAGGTGCTGTTTCGCCGCGGCACCCCGTCGACCGGCTTTTACATCGTGCGCGAGGGCCGGATGCAACTTTCGGTGTCCAACTCCGAGGGTCTGGTGAAGGTGCTGGAAATCCTCAGTCCGGGAAGCGCTTTCGGGCATGCGGTGATGTTCCTGCGCGAGCCGTATCCGGTGGACGCCACCGCACTGGCCGACACCGACCTGGTCTTCGTCCCGGTCGGCGCGGTCGACCGGGTGCTCGACGAGGATCCGTCGATGGCACGCATCATGCTGGCGTCGATGGCCAAGCGACTCCAATCCAAGGTCCAGGACATCGCGATGTTGTCCCTGCAGTCGGCAACGCAGCGGATCGTGGCGTTCGTGCTCGGCGCGGTCGGCGCCGGGTCCTATCACCTCGACGGTGAGGCATCCTCGGTGACCGATGCCGCCCCGGTCGCCCCGCAGGCGTCCAGCATCGAACTGCCGGCTCTCAAGCACGTGCTGGCCTCCCGACTCGGAATGACGCCCGAGACGTTCTCGCGAGCGATGCGCACCCTGACCTCGGCGGGACTCGTCTCCGTCGACGGCTCGGTGCTACGAGTCCCCGACGTCGCGGCATTGGACGCCTACTCCCGCGACCAGTCCATCGTGTGA
- a CDS encoding DUF1906 domain-containing protein — translation MRGCRVSASRRDVLRYAWSTIAPALAAPGILAATIASPKASAAGMQLIDFAERLVSPEQIKAAGYDGALVYVSELRPGATFDFKPVTREFADGLRAAGLQVVSCYQYGKPGWPNSPSDFTRGYDGGVADAQTALRLHAAAGGPDSAPIFFSVDEPIGADAWKHLAGQWFRGINSVLGGERTGIYGGVHELGWAIGDGVVGHSSAPGFRWAWQTRAWSGGQREPAAVLFQREVVTATDPGAVIDGVHVDVDDVLAPDFGQWDLSR, via the coding sequence ATGCGCGGCTGTCGAGTGTCTGCCTCCCGACGTGACGTCCTGCGTTATGCCTGGTCAACTATCGCACCGGCATTGGCTGCGCCCGGGATACTCGCGGCCACGATCGCTTCGCCCAAGGCGTCGGCGGCCGGTATGCAACTGATCGACTTTGCCGAGCGGCTGGTCTCACCGGAGCAGATCAAGGCGGCCGGCTATGACGGCGCGCTGGTCTACGTCTCCGAGCTGCGCCCCGGTGCGACGTTCGACTTCAAGCCGGTCACCCGCGAGTTCGCCGACGGACTGCGGGCAGCCGGCCTGCAGGTGGTCAGCTGTTACCAGTACGGCAAGCCGGGCTGGCCGAATTCACCATCGGACTTCACCCGCGGATACGACGGCGGGGTGGCCGACGCCCAGACAGCGTTGCGCCTGCACGCCGCGGCGGGTGGGCCGGACTCGGCGCCGATCTTCTTCAGTGTCGACGAGCCGATCGGCGCTGATGCCTGGAAACACCTTGCAGGGCAATGGTTTCGCGGCATCAACTCGGTGCTCGGCGGGGAGCGCACCGGCATCTATGGTGGCGTCCACGAACTCGGTTGGGCGATCGGTGACGGCGTCGTCGGGCACTCGAGCGCGCCAGGGTTTCGGTGGGCGTGGCAGACCAGGGCATGGTCGGGCGGTCAACGCGAGCCGGCGGCGGTGTTGTTCCAGCGGGAGGTGGTCACCGCGACCGACCCGGGAGCCGTCATCGACGGCGTCCATGTCGACGTCGACGACGTCCTCGCACCGGACTTCGGCCAGTGGGACCTATCCCGCTGA
- a CDS encoding peptide chain release factor 3 translates to MTDQDLEVRAAPTGRAADRLAAEAGRRRTFAVISHPDAGKSTLTEALVLHAKVITEAGAIHGKAGRRSTVSDWMEMEKARGISITSTALQFPYRSPDGQDCVINLLDTPGHADFSEDTYRVLSAVDCAVMLIDAAKGLEPQTLKLFQVCRHRGIPILTVINKWDRPGRHALDLLDEIHDRIGLKPMPLTWPVGIAGDFKGVLDRRTGNFIRFTRTAGGATAAPEEHIPPERARDAAGDDWVNAVEECELLSADGGDYDNDAFLRGDATPVLFTSAALNFGVNQLLDTLVRLAPPPGGQRDVDGNLRPVDSPFSAFVFKVQAGMDSAHRDRIAYARVCSGTFERGDVLTHAASGKPFVTKYAQSVFGQQRSTLDSAWPGDVIGLANAAALRPGDTLFRDVPIHFPPIPSFSPEHFAVARGTDPSKHKQFRKGIEQLDQEGVVQVLRSDRRGDQAPVLAAVGPMQFEVASHRMATEFNAPISLESLPYTVARAIDPDDAEFAQKQVSMEVLTRTDGVMLALFTTKWRLQGFCEDNPGVKLRSLVAAGDN, encoded by the coding sequence ATGACAGATCAAGACCTGGAAGTACGCGCTGCCCCGACCGGGCGCGCGGCAGACCGACTGGCGGCCGAAGCCGGGCGCCGCCGAACCTTCGCGGTGATCAGCCATCCCGACGCCGGTAAATCGACGCTGACCGAGGCGCTGGTTCTGCACGCCAAGGTCATCACCGAAGCGGGCGCGATCCACGGCAAGGCGGGTCGGCGCTCGACGGTCTCGGACTGGATGGAGATGGAGAAGGCCAGGGGCATTTCGATCACCTCCACAGCACTGCAGTTCCCCTACCGATCGCCGGACGGACAGGACTGCGTCATCAACCTTCTCGACACCCCCGGGCACGCGGACTTCTCCGAAGACACCTACCGGGTGCTCAGTGCCGTCGACTGCGCGGTAATGCTCATCGACGCGGCCAAGGGCCTGGAACCGCAGACGCTCAAGCTGTTTCAGGTGTGCCGTCACCGCGGGATCCCCATCCTGACGGTGATCAACAAATGGGACCGGCCGGGCCGGCACGCACTGGATCTTCTCGACGAGATCCACGACCGCATCGGACTCAAACCCATGCCGCTGACGTGGCCGGTCGGCATTGCCGGGGATTTCAAGGGCGTCCTGGATCGCCGCACCGGCAACTTCATCCGCTTCACCCGCACGGCCGGCGGTGCCACCGCCGCACCCGAGGAGCACATCCCGCCGGAACGCGCCCGGGACGCCGCTGGCGATGACTGGGTGAATGCGGTCGAAGAGTGCGAACTCCTGTCCGCCGACGGCGGTGACTACGACAACGACGCATTCCTGCGCGGAGACGCCACCCCGGTCCTGTTCACCTCGGCTGCACTGAATTTCGGCGTGAACCAACTCCTGGACACCCTGGTGCGGCTCGCGCCGCCACCGGGCGGGCAGCGCGACGTCGATGGCAACCTGCGGCCCGTCGATTCGCCGTTCAGTGCGTTCGTGTTCAAGGTGCAGGCTGGGATGGACTCCGCGCATCGTGACCGCATCGCCTACGCCCGGGTCTGCTCGGGCACCTTCGAGCGCGGCGACGTCCTGACCCATGCCGCGTCCGGCAAGCCGTTCGTCACCAAGTACGCGCAGTCGGTGTTCGGCCAGCAGCGCTCGACACTGGACAGCGCCTGGCCGGGCGACGTGATCGGGCTGGCCAACGCGGCCGCGCTGCGGCCGGGGGACACCCTCTTCCGCGATGTGCCCATCCACTTTCCGCCCATCCCGAGCTTCTCCCCCGAGCATTTCGCAGTCGCCCGCGGCACCGACCCCAGCAAGCACAAGCAGTTCCGCAAGGGCATCGAGCAGCTGGATCAAGAGGGCGTCGTGCAGGTCCTGCGGTCGGACCGGCGCGGCGATCAGGCACCCGTCCTGGCCGCCGTCGGCCCCATGCAATTCGAAGTCGCCAGCCACCGGATGGCCACGGAGTTCAACGCACCGATCTCGCTGGAGTCGCTGCCCTACACGGTCGCCCGCGCCATCGACCCCGACGATGCTGAGTTCGCGCAGAAGCAGGTGTCGATGGAGGTGCTCACCCGCACCGACGGTGTCATGCTGGCGCTGTTCACCACCAAATGGCGGCTGCAGGGCTTCTGTGAGGACAACCCCGGCGTGAAGCTGCGCTCGCTGGTGGCCGCGGGCGACAACTGA
- the hcp gene encoding hydroxylamine reductase — translation MFCYQCEQTDRTASPDRPNLLSFGCSATKGNCGKDATTAALQDVLVHVNLGIGQYAQKARQLGAPDPVFAAHASFDLFTTLTNVNFNATRFMALISDAVAMRETAKLAYENAARAAGVEPEALAGPAQFEPAATISGVVAQGATVGVDAGLATVGADVVGLRNLNLYGLKGVCAYAHHAHALGYRTDETDAGIESALAFLADQPADADALLGHALNLGALNLDVMAMLDAANTGSFGSPVPTPVRVTPVAGKAILVSGHDLHDLARILEATEGAGINVYTHGEMLPAHGYPELHKYRHLVGNYGGAWQDQQRDFTAFPGPIVMTSNCLIEPQPAYRNRIFTLGPVGWPGIRHLDSSDLSLMVKAALSLPGFTADAPAETVTTGFGRDAVLSVADTVIQAVKDGAIRRFLLIGGCDGAAPGRNYYTDVADHAPADTVLMTLGCNKYRFNTHEFGEIGGIPRLLDVGQCNDSYSAVQIALALADAFDCGVNDLPLSLFVSWFEQKAAAVLLTLLSLGIRNIRLGPTLPAFLTPAVVDILVDKFALKPIGDPAQDLADAMAGA, via the coding sequence ATGTTTTGCTACCAGTGCGAACAGACCGACCGCACCGCTTCCCCTGACCGTCCGAACCTGCTGAGCTTCGGTTGCTCGGCGACCAAGGGCAACTGCGGCAAGGACGCCACGACGGCGGCGCTGCAGGACGTCCTGGTCCACGTCAACCTCGGCATCGGCCAGTACGCGCAGAAGGCCCGTCAGCTCGGCGCGCCCGACCCGGTCTTCGCCGCCCACGCCTCCTTCGACCTGTTCACCACGCTGACCAATGTCAACTTCAACGCCACCCGGTTCATGGCGCTGATCTCCGACGCCGTGGCCATGCGCGAAACGGCGAAGCTGGCCTACGAGAACGCCGCACGGGCGGCCGGCGTGGAACCCGAGGCCCTCGCCGGACCGGCCCAATTCGAGCCAGCTGCAACGATTTCCGGTGTGGTCGCCCAGGGCGCCACCGTCGGCGTCGATGCCGGACTGGCCACCGTCGGAGCCGATGTGGTGGGTCTGCGCAACCTCAACCTCTACGGCCTCAAGGGTGTCTGCGCCTACGCCCACCACGCCCACGCGTTGGGCTACCGCACCGACGAGACCGACGCGGGAATCGAATCCGCGCTGGCGTTTCTGGCCGATCAGCCCGCCGACGCCGACGCCCTGCTGGGCCATGCCTTGAACCTCGGCGCGCTGAACCTCGACGTGATGGCGATGCTCGACGCCGCCAACACCGGCAGCTTCGGCAGCCCGGTGCCCACCCCGGTACGGGTCACCCCGGTGGCCGGCAAAGCCATCCTGGTGTCCGGCCACGACCTGCACGACCTGGCCCGCATCCTCGAGGCCACCGAAGGCGCCGGCATCAACGTCTACACCCACGGCGAGATGCTGCCCGCCCACGGCTACCCCGAGTTGCACAAGTACCGCCACCTGGTCGGCAACTACGGCGGCGCCTGGCAGGACCAGCAGCGCGACTTCACCGCCTTCCCCGGCCCGATCGTGATGACATCCAACTGCCTGATCGAGCCGCAGCCGGCCTACCGCAACCGGATCTTCACCCTCGGACCGGTCGGTTGGCCCGGGATCCGTCATCTCGACAGCTCTGACCTGTCGCTGATGGTCAAGGCCGCGCTGTCGCTGCCCGGCTTCACCGCCGACGCACCGGCGGAGACCGTCACCACCGGCTTCGGGCGCGACGCGGTGCTCTCGGTCGCCGACACCGTCATCCAGGCCGTCAAAGACGGTGCGATCAGACGGTTCCTGCTCATCGGCGGCTGCGACGGCGCCGCGCCGGGACGCAACTATTACACCGACGTCGCCGACCACGCCCCGGCGGACACCGTGCTGATGACGTTGGGCTGCAATAAGTACCGCTTCAACACCCATGAGTTCGGCGAGATCGGCGGCATCCCCCGACTGCTCGACGTCGGCCAGTGCAACGACAGCTACTCGGCGGTCCAGATCGCGTTGGCGCTGGCCGACGCCTTCGACTGCGGTGTCAACGACCTGCCGCTGAGCTTGTTCGTGTCGTGGTTCGAGCAGAAGGCCGCCGCGGTGCTGCTGACCCTGCTGTCACTGGGGATCCGCAATATCCGCCTCGGGCCGACCCTGCCGGCATTCCTCACCCCGGCCGTCGTCGACATCCTCGTGGACAAGTTCGCGCTCAAGCCGATCGGAGACCCGGCCCAAGACCTCGCCGACGCCATGGCGGGTGCCTGA
- a CDS encoding STAS domain-containing protein: MSFAVSGPAAAARSVLSVTGLPVGSRNSLQLFIEWFNTTDVRIAAVGQIDMSTAQPFSHQVFRYAGNCRHLTLNLRKVTLFDCAGFAALCHIDDRCHMADVSWIVQPAGCVSRVVDFCDPLRRLPLSTGEHVSG, translated from the coding sequence ATGTCTTTTGCCGTCTCCGGGCCGGCTGCCGCCGCCCGCTCCGTACTATCGGTCACGGGCCTGCCCGTCGGATCCCGAAATTCCTTGCAGCTCTTCATCGAATGGTTCAACACGACCGACGTCCGGATTGCGGCTGTCGGCCAGATCGACATGTCGACCGCGCAACCCTTCAGCCACCAGGTGTTCCGTTATGCCGGCAACTGCAGGCATCTGACGCTGAACCTACGCAAGGTGACGTTGTTCGACTGCGCCGGGTTCGCCGCGCTGTGCCACATCGATGACCGGTGCCACATGGCCGACGTCTCGTGGATCGTTCAGCCCGCTGGCTGCGTCTCACGGGTCGTCGACTTCTGCGACCCACTCCGGCGGTTGCCGTTGTCAACCGGCGAACACGTCAGCGGATAG
- a CDS encoding UPF0182 family protein, with translation MSMRPAARMPTLTRRSRILIGVALAVVVLLLVGPRLIDAYVDWLWFGELGYRSVFTTVLVTRLVVFLVAGLLVGAIVFAGLAPAYRTRPVFVPSTGPNDPVARYRTAVVARLRMFGVGVPVVIGVLTGIVAQSYWSRVQLFLHGGDFGVTDPQFGKDLGFYAFDLPFYQLALSFLFVAVFLAFLANLVSHYIFGGIRLSGRTGVLSRPARIQLVALVGVLVLLKAVAYWFDRYELLSHTRGGKPFTGAGYTDINAVLPAKLILMAIALICAAAVFSALFLRDLRIPAIGLVLLLLSSLIVGAGWPLIVEQISVKPNAAQKESEYISRSIAATRQAYGLTNESVTYRDYSGTAPTTAQQVAADRATTSNIRVLDPTIISPAFTQFQQGKNFYYFPDQLSIDRYQSADGSLRDYVVAARELNPDRLIDNQRDWINRHTVYTHGNGFIASPANTVRGIANDPNQNGGYPEFLASVVGANGSVISPGPAPLDQPRVYFGPVIANTAADYAIVGKNGADREYDYETNTETKNYTYAGTGGVPVGNWLARTVFAAKFAERNFLFSNVIGENSKILFNRDPAKRVEAVAPWLTTDSTVYPAIVNKKMVWVIDGYTTLDNYPYSELTSLSSATADSNEVAVNRLAPDKQVSYIRNSVKATVDAYDGTVTLYAQDEKDPVLQAWMEVFPGTVKPKSDISPDLAAHLRYPEDLFKVQRMLLAKYHVDDPVTFFSTSDFWDVPLDPNPTASSYQPPYYIVAKDLARNDNSASFQLTSAMNRFRRDFLAAYISASSDPDTYGKITVLTIPGQVNGPKLAFNAISTDTAVSQDLGVIGRDNQNRIRWGNLLTLPVGQGGLIYVSPVYASPGASDAASSYPRLIRVAMMYNDKVGYGPTVSTALDGIFGAGAGATATGPAPASGPGSVQPPDARPGAAPPPANVAEVPTPPVAVVPQPGNVALSPAKAAALQELESALTAVKDAQRSGNFAQYGSALQRLDDAMNKYDATK, from the coding sequence CGGATACTCATCGGGGTCGCCCTCGCGGTGGTGGTTTTGCTGCTGGTGGGCCCGCGGCTGATCGACGCCTATGTGGACTGGCTGTGGTTCGGCGAGCTGGGTTACCGCTCGGTGTTCACCACGGTGCTGGTCACCCGCCTCGTGGTGTTCCTGGTCGCCGGTCTGCTCGTGGGGGCCATCGTCTTCGCCGGCCTCGCGCCGGCCTACCGCACCCGCCCGGTGTTCGTTCCGAGCACCGGACCCAACGATCCGGTGGCGCGCTACCGCACGGCGGTCGTGGCGCGGCTGCGGATGTTCGGGGTCGGGGTGCCGGTGGTCATCGGCGTGCTGACCGGCATCGTCGCGCAGAGCTACTGGTCACGGGTGCAGCTGTTCTTGCACGGCGGCGACTTCGGCGTCACCGACCCGCAGTTCGGCAAGGACCTCGGGTTCTACGCCTTCGATCTGCCGTTCTACCAGCTGGCGCTCTCGTTCCTGTTCGTGGCGGTCTTTCTGGCGTTCCTGGCCAATCTGGTCAGTCACTACATCTTCGGTGGTATCCGGCTGTCCGGGCGTACCGGTGTGCTGAGCCGTCCGGCCCGTATCCAGCTGGTGGCGCTGGTCGGGGTTCTGGTATTACTCAAGGCTGTCGCCTATTGGTTCGACCGCTATGAGCTGCTCAGCCACACCCGTGGCGGCAAGCCGTTCACCGGGGCGGGCTACACCGACATCAACGCGGTGCTGCCGGCCAAGCTGATCCTGATGGCGATCGCACTGATCTGCGCGGCGGCGGTGTTTTCCGCACTGTTCCTGCGGGATCTGCGAATTCCGGCGATCGGCCTGGTGCTGCTGCTGTTGAGCTCATTGATCGTGGGTGCGGGCTGGCCGTTGATCGTCGAGCAGATCAGCGTCAAACCCAACGCGGCGCAGAAGGAAAGCGAATACATCAGCCGCAGCATCGCCGCTACCAGACAGGCGTACGGGCTGACCAACGAATCGGTCACCTACCGCGATTACAGCGGTACCGCGCCGACCACCGCCCAGCAGGTGGCCGCCGACCGCGCTACGACCTCCAACATCCGGGTGCTCGACCCGACCATCATCAGCCCGGCCTTCACCCAGTTCCAGCAGGGCAAGAACTTCTACTACTTCCCGGACCAGCTGTCGATCGACCGCTACCAGAGCGCGGATGGCAGCCTGCGCGACTATGTCGTCGCCGCACGAGAACTCAACCCGGACCGGCTGATCGACAACCAGCGCGACTGGATCAACCGGCACACCGTCTACACCCACGGCAACGGCTTCATCGCCTCGCCGGCCAACACCGTGCGCGGAATTGCCAACGACCCCAACCAGAACGGTGGCTATCCGGAGTTCCTGGCCAGCGTCGTCGGCGCCAACGGCAGCGTCATCTCGCCCGGTCCCGCGCCGCTGGACCAGCCGCGGGTCTACTTCGGCCCGGTCATCGCCAACACCGCGGCCGACTACGCGATCGTCGGCAAGAACGGCGCCGACCGCGAATACGACTACGAGACCAACACCGAGACGAAGAACTACACCTACGCCGGCACCGGTGGTGTGCCGGTGGGCAACTGGCTGGCCCGCACGGTGTTCGCCGCGAAGTTCGCCGAGCGGAACTTCTTGTTCTCCAACGTGATCGGGGAGAACAGCAAGATCCTGTTCAACCGTGATCCCGCGAAGCGGGTGGAGGCGGTGGCGCCGTGGCTGACCACCGACAGCACCGTGTACCCGGCGATCGTCAACAAGAAAATGGTGTGGGTCATCGACGGCTACACCACCCTGGACAACTACCCGTACTCGGAGTTGACGTCGCTGTCGTCGGCCACCGCGGACTCCAACGAGGTCGCGGTCAACCGGCTGGCACCGGACAAGCAGGTGTCCTACATCCGCAACTCGGTGAAGGCCACCGTCGACGCCTACGACGGCACGGTCACGCTGTATGCACAGGACGAGAAGGACCCGGTGCTGCAGGCCTGGATGGAGGTGTTCCCGGGCACGGTCAAGCCCAAGAGCGACATCTCGCCGGATCTGGCTGCGCACCTGCGTTATCCGGAGGACCTGTTCAAGGTGCAGCGTATGCTGCTGGCCAAGTACCACGTCGACGACCCGGTGACGTTCTTCTCGACTTCGGATTTCTGGGATGTGCCGCTGGATCCGAACCCGACGGCCAGCAGCTACCAGCCGCCCTATTATATCGTCGCCAAAGACCTTGCGCGCAACGATAATTCGGCGTCGTTCCAGCTGACCAGTGCGATGAACCGGTTCCGACGGGACTTCCTGGCGGCCTACATCAGCGCCAGTTCTGATCCCGACACCTACGGCAAGATCACGGTGCTGACCATCCCGGGTCAGGTCAACGGCCCGAAACTGGCGTTCAACGCGATCAGTACCGACACCGCGGTCAGCCAGGACCTCGGCGTGATCGGCCGGGACAACCAGAACCGGATCCGCTGGGGCAATCTGCTCACGCTGCCGGTGGGGCAGGGCGGACTGATCTACGTCTCGCCGGTGTATGCCTCGCCCGGGGCCAGTGACGCTGCATCGTCCTACCCGCGTCTGATCCGCGTGGCGATGATGTACAACGACAAGGTCGGCTACGGGCCGACGGTCAGCACCGCCCTGGACGGCATCTTCGGGGCCGGTGCGGGTGCCACGGCGACGGGTCCGGCCCCGGCCAGCGGCCCGGGTTCCGTCCAGCCACCGGACGCGCGTCCGGGTGCCGCGCCTCCGCCGGCCAACGTCGCCGAGGTACCGACACCACCGGTGGCGGTGGTGCCGCAGCCGGGCAACGTGGCGCTGTCCCCGGCCAAGGCGGCCGCGCTGCAGGAGTTGGAGTCGGCGCTGACGGCGGTCAAGGACGCGCAGCGAAGCGGCAACTTCGCCCAGTACGGGTCCGCGCTGCAGCGACTCGACGACGCGATGAACAAGTACGACGCGACGAAGTAG
- a CDS encoding DEAD/DEAH box helicase, translating to MTAPLLSDPGDLTALRASGADPDGLFVSFAAWAERCGTTLYPAQEEALMELVSGANVVLATPTGSGKSLVATGALYAAVAAGRRSYYTAPIKALVSEKFFALCEVFGAANVGMLTGDAAVNAGAPIIACTAEVLANIALREGAGADIGLVVMDEFHFYGDPDRGWAWQVPLLELPRAQFLLMSATLGDVTFLREDLTRRTGRATALIANAERPVPLFYSYATTPMHETIGDLLDTKQAPIYVVHFTQVSALERAQALMSVNVCSKEEKAAIAELIGGFRFSSAFGATLSRLVRHGIGVHHAGMLPKYRRLVEQLAQAGLLKVICGTDTLGVGINVPIRTVVFSALSKYDGTRTRLLNAREFHQIAGRAGRAGYDTAGTVVVQAPEHEVENLKQFAKVADDPKRRRKLVRRKVPEGMVPWSESTMIRLVDASPEPLTSNMRVSTAMILDVVDRPGDPFVAMRRLLTENHEPRKRQLAHIREAVGIARSLLQAGILERLDEPEPDGRRYRLTVDLPPDFALNQPLSTFALAAIEVLDTASETYALDVVSVIEATLEDPRQILAAQLNKARSEAVAQMKADGIDYDERIELLDDVTYPKPLDELLRHAFEVYLQSNPWAADGQLSPKSVVREMWERAFTFREFVSVYGLTRSEGAVLRYLSDAFKALRSGVPAAARTEDLTDLVEWLGELVRQVDSSLLDEWEQLTNPDQPHDVPVAMPARPRPLTGNQRAFTAMVRNALFRRVELFARRRWADLGALDAGAGWSAERWAEVVDAYFEEHDDVGTGADARGPALLVIDRGPGVWRVRQILDDPAGDHDWGFEAEVDLEASDEEGIAVIRLLDAGRLD from the coding sequence ATGACCGCTCCCCTACTCAGCGATCCCGGCGACCTGACCGCACTGCGCGCGAGCGGCGCCGATCCCGACGGGCTGTTCGTCTCCTTCGCCGCGTGGGCGGAGCGGTGCGGCACCACGCTGTACCCCGCACAGGAGGAAGCGCTGATGGAGTTGGTCAGCGGCGCCAACGTCGTGTTGGCGACACCGACCGGTTCGGGCAAGTCACTGGTGGCCACCGGGGCGCTGTACGCAGCGGTCGCCGCGGGCCGGCGCAGCTACTACACCGCGCCGATCAAGGCATTGGTCAGCGAGAAGTTCTTCGCCCTGTGCGAGGTCTTCGGCGCCGCCAACGTCGGCATGCTCACCGGTGACGCCGCGGTCAACGCGGGCGCGCCGATCATCGCCTGCACCGCGGAGGTCCTGGCCAACATCGCACTACGCGAGGGAGCCGGCGCCGACATCGGCCTGGTGGTCATGGACGAGTTCCACTTCTACGGCGACCCCGACCGAGGCTGGGCGTGGCAGGTGCCGCTGCTGGAACTGCCGCGCGCACAATTCCTGCTGATGTCGGCGACCCTGGGCGACGTCACGTTCCTGCGTGAAGACCTCACCCGACGCACTGGCCGCGCCACGGCGCTGATCGCCAATGCCGAACGGCCGGTCCCGCTCTTCTATTCGTATGCGACCACGCCGATGCACGAGACCATCGGCGACCTGCTCGACACCAAGCAGGCGCCCATCTACGTCGTCCACTTCACCCAGGTCTCAGCGCTGGAGCGGGCGCAGGCGCTGATGAGCGTCAACGTGTGCAGCAAGGAGGAGAAGGCCGCGATTGCCGAGTTGATCGGCGGGTTCCGGTTCTCGTCGGCCTTCGGAGCGACGCTGTCGCGGTTGGTTCGCCACGGAATCGGCGTTCACCACGCCGGGATGCTGCCCAAATACCGGCGCCTGGTCGAGCAGCTTGCCCAGGCCGGCCTGCTCAAAGTCATCTGCGGCACAGACACTCTCGGCGTCGGCATCAACGTACCGATCCGAACCGTCGTCTTCTCGGCGTTGTCGAAGTACGACGGAACCCGCACCAGGCTGCTCAACGCCCGCGAGTTCCACCAGATCGCCGGACGCGCCGGGCGGGCCGGCTACGACACCGCAGGCACCGTCGTCGTTCAGGCACCCGAGCACGAGGTGGAGAACCTCAAGCAGTTCGCGAAGGTGGCCGATGACCCGAAGAGGCGCCGGAAACTGGTGCGCCGCAAGGTCCCCGAGGGCATGGTGCCGTGGAGCGAGTCCACCATGATCCGACTGGTCGACGCCTCCCCCGAGCCGTTGACGTCCAACATGCGGGTGTCGACAGCGATGATCCTCGACGTCGTCGACCGACCAGGAGATCCGTTCGTTGCGATGCGCCGGCTGCTCACCGAGAACCACGAGCCACGCAAGCGTCAGCTTGCCCACATCCGTGAGGCGGTCGGCATTGCGCGCTCGTTGTTGCAGGCCGGTATCCTCGAGCGCCTCGACGAACCGGAACCCGACGGCCGCCGCTACCGGCTGACCGTCGACCTGCCGCCCGACTTCGCCCTCAACCAGCCCCTGTCGACATTCGCGCTCGCCGCGATCGAGGTGCTCGACACCGCGTCGGAAACCTATGCGCTGGATGTTGTTTCGGTCATCGAGGCCACGCTGGAAGATCCGCGGCAAATTCTGGCCGCGCAGCTCAACAAGGCCAGGAGCGAGGCCGTGGCCCAGATGAAGGCCGACGGCATCGACTACGACGAGCGCATCGAACTGCTCGACGACGTCACCTATCCCAAGCCGCTCGACGAACTGCTGCGCCACGCCTTCGAGGTGTACCTGCAGAGCAACCCGTGGGCCGCCGACGGGCAGCTGTCGCCGAAGTCGGTGGTGCGCGAGATGTGGGAGCGGGCGTTCACCTTTCGCGAATTCGTCAGTGTCTACGGGCTCACCCGTTCCGAAGGCGCGGTCCTGCGCTACCTCTCCGACGCCTTCAAGGCGCTGCGGTCCGGAGTGCCTGCCGCCGCGCGCACCGAGGATCTCACCGACCTCGTCGAGTGGCTCGGTGAGCTGGTGCGCCAAGTCGACTCGAGCCTGCTCGACGAGTGGGAGCAGCTCACCAACCCGGACCAGCCGCATGACGTCCCGGTGGCGATGCCGGCCCGTCCGCGCCCGCTGACCGGCAACCAGCGGGCATTCACCGCCATGGTGCGTAACGCGTTGTTCCGGCGCGTCGAGCTGTTCGCCCGGCGCCGCTGGGCTGACCTCGGTGCGCTGGACGCCGGCGCCGGGTGGAGCGCCGAGCGCTGGGCAGAGGTCGTCGACGCGTACTTCGAAGAGCACGACGACGTCGGCACCGGCGCCGACGCCCGCGGCCCGGCCCTGCTGGTCATCGACCGGGGGCCCGGGGTGTGGCGGGTACGTCAGATCCTCGACGACCCGGCCGGCGACCACGACTGGGGTTTCGAGGCCGAGGTGGACCTGGAGGCCTCCGATGAGGAAGGAATCGCCGTCATTCGGCTCCTCGACGCCGGTCGCCTGGACTAG